One segment of Rubripirellula amarantea DNA contains the following:
- a CDS encoding FG-GAP-like repeat-containing protein, whose amino-acid sequence MRTRFPSDLPKRRRAIVLSVVILVCQVVGCTRQSGVAESSSEIPKSEVSIGSVGREPNNAKDASRQPVQSKQAKLKCAARWISKGEVDLAAASIQDLLIEDPDDPDANALMLQISMARGDTSRGIAILERMAELNPDRRDDIHAHAASLLHQNGQLDEAVERLRILLARSPQFDEARRMLARILNHQGYAAESNQQVRIFMERQPLTFGELLRLALPDRSWGNVNTDTTDPSQFESVAMIVNSASAMRINGDPASAVKLLDASPWFSVDGQVVASQSVNDQSGQTQPHPAVISLYVRSLAESQQRERLKTALASCPDSCLPYPDFWIACGVISTSTNPQVATECFARAIWLEPFNLDAYYGISQSLEAEGKPELAKRFRQRSLAIDSFQDQVRTMQSMKQPDPDAFIKVSSFLSNMGHLLDALVWQEYAIATFSPRSRKLQQIPAFKEEVLKKYAQGRDDRFILFGVEANNVALANSWLDELQRDRVVQQSDSNVPSTHAGPSDPITPPVLRNVASKCNLKFRYQNSDPPVERYFLIFEGLGGGVACLDFDRDGQLDLYFAQAATRPPQQQSQFSNGLFRQLEQKFHDVIHQSGADDRSFTFGVTAGDWNQDGFADLMIGNLGQNQLLLNQGDGTFRRHDDQQLASEDAFTCSVAIADITGDGLPEVLEINYVDDPAIYKPNEIDANGRLVSTPGPMKYRSAKDRVIVSQGDGSMLAKPLGDQDEAAYSPGLSLVVTDFDNRPGNEVFVANDLRSNQLWTRSTNSDGTNQWSDTAVTRGVAYGTSGKPMACMGVAAADFDQNGLLDLHVSNFESEWSNHYMQTKSGLFVDSAVAFKLDRLTQKMLGFGTQAIDYDNDSHWDLIVGNGHIEDMSYQGVLFAMPTQLLAGRSDGFTQVKVSGDDEYWDTRHFSRGMAKCDFDRDGLVDVVVSDLKSDAVLLHNETVANKQWLQLECIGTASERDAIGARVTITCGSQSWMQTVQTGDGYLSKNESALFFGLSDAELVDRVTVRWPSGAEQSFDGIETNRRWQITEGHHAPWLDW is encoded by the coding sequence ATGCGAACTCGGTTCCCTTCTGATTTGCCTAAGCGTCGCAGAGCGATCGTTCTATCAGTCGTAATTCTCGTTTGCCAGGTTGTGGGGTGCACTCGGCAATCCGGTGTTGCTGAATCGAGCAGCGAGATTCCCAAAAGCGAAGTCTCCATTGGATCGGTTGGTCGCGAACCAAACAATGCGAAAGATGCCTCACGGCAGCCTGTTCAATCGAAGCAGGCGAAGTTGAAGTGCGCAGCTCGCTGGATCAGTAAAGGCGAAGTTGATCTGGCTGCTGCAAGCATTCAGGATTTGCTAATCGAAGATCCTGATGATCCTGATGCCAATGCACTAATGCTGCAGATATCGATGGCACGTGGCGACACGTCACGGGGCATCGCAATTCTTGAGCGAATGGCAGAGCTGAATCCCGACCGACGTGATGACATCCACGCCCACGCTGCGAGTTTGCTGCACCAGAACGGGCAACTCGACGAAGCGGTTGAACGATTGCGAATTCTTCTCGCCCGATCGCCCCAATTCGATGAAGCGCGACGCATGTTAGCTCGCATTCTGAATCACCAAGGCTATGCCGCCGAATCGAATCAGCAAGTACGGATTTTTATGGAACGCCAACCGCTGACGTTTGGCGAATTGTTAAGACTAGCGTTGCCGGATCGATCTTGGGGCAATGTGAACACCGACACTACCGATCCCTCTCAGTTTGAATCGGTCGCGATGATCGTGAACTCAGCTTCTGCGATGCGAATCAATGGTGATCCCGCGAGTGCAGTGAAGTTGCTCGATGCAAGTCCCTGGTTTTCGGTTGATGGGCAAGTGGTCGCCAGTCAATCGGTTAATGACCAGTCGGGCCAAACGCAACCGCATCCTGCGGTCATTTCACTTTATGTCCGTTCGCTAGCGGAATCGCAGCAACGCGAACGTTTAAAAACTGCCTTGGCGTCCTGTCCGGATTCGTGCCTTCCCTACCCTGATTTTTGGATCGCATGCGGTGTCATAAGTACGTCTACCAATCCGCAGGTTGCTACTGAGTGTTTTGCCAGGGCCATATGGCTTGAACCGTTTAACCTCGATGCCTACTACGGAATTTCGCAATCACTCGAAGCCGAAGGGAAGCCAGAGCTAGCTAAGCGGTTTCGTCAGCGTTCACTTGCCATCGATAGCTTCCAGGATCAGGTTCGAACCATGCAATCGATGAAGCAACCGGATCCAGATGCCTTCATTAAAGTGTCGTCGTTTTTGTCGAACATGGGACATTTGCTTGATGCGCTGGTTTGGCAGGAATACGCGATTGCAACCTTCTCGCCGCGCTCACGAAAGCTTCAGCAGATCCCTGCGTTCAAGGAAGAGGTGTTAAAGAAGTACGCTCAAGGTCGCGACGATAGGTTTATCCTGTTTGGCGTTGAAGCAAACAACGTTGCTTTGGCAAACTCATGGCTTGACGAATTACAGCGTGATCGGGTTGTGCAGCAATCCGACAGTAATGTTCCCTCTACTCACGCTGGGCCGAGCGATCCAATCACACCACCAGTTCTTAGAAACGTGGCATCAAAGTGCAACTTGAAGTTTCGCTACCAAAACTCGGATCCTCCGGTTGAGCGATACTTCTTAATCTTTGAAGGTCTTGGTGGTGGCGTGGCGTGTTTGGACTTTGATCGTGATGGCCAGCTAGACCTCTATTTTGCTCAAGCAGCAACAAGACCACCTCAGCAGCAGTCTCAATTTAGCAATGGTTTGTTTCGTCAACTCGAACAGAAATTTCATGACGTCATCCATCAATCTGGCGCTGACGATCGGTCGTTCACGTTCGGTGTAACCGCGGGAGACTGGAATCAAGATGGCTTCGCCGACTTGATGATAGGCAACCTAGGCCAGAATCAATTGCTGCTCAATCAAGGTGATGGAACCTTTCGTCGACATGACGATCAACAATTGGCGTCCGAGGATGCATTCACGTGTAGTGTGGCCATCGCGGATATCACCGGCGATGGTTTGCCGGAAGTATTAGAGATCAACTATGTCGATGATCCCGCCATCTACAAGCCAAATGAGATAGATGCCAACGGTCGACTCGTCTCGACACCCGGACCGATGAAATATAGATCGGCGAAAGACCGTGTGATTGTGTCGCAGGGTGACGGGTCGATGCTGGCCAAACCATTAGGCGATCAAGACGAGGCAGCGTATAGCCCAGGACTATCGCTTGTTGTAACTGACTTCGATAACAGGCCCGGAAACGAAGTATTCGTGGCCAATGATTTGCGTTCCAACCAACTCTGGACTCGCAGCACGAATAGCGATGGTACGAATCAATGGAGCGACACCGCAGTGACTCGCGGAGTTGCCTACGGTACGTCCGGGAAACCGATGGCATGCATGGGGGTGGCTGCAGCGGACTTTGACCAGAATGGGCTTCTTGATCTCCATGTTTCTAACTTCGAAAGCGAATGGTCGAACCATTACATGCAAACGAAGTCGGGGTTGTTCGTTGATTCAGCGGTCGCCTTTAAGCTTGACCGGCTTACGCAAAAGATGCTGGGCTTTGGAACCCAGGCGATCGACTATGACAATGACTCGCACTGGGACCTGATTGTTGGTAACGGTCATATCGAGGACATGAGTTACCAAGGCGTCCTCTTCGCGATGCCCACTCAACTGTTAGCCGGACGAAGTGACGGTTTCACTCAGGTTAAAGTCTCGGGCGACGACGAGTATTGGGACACCCGTCACTTTTCACGCGGGATGGCGAAATGCGACTTTGATCGCGATGGTCTGGTTGACGTTGTTGTGTCCGATTTGAAAAGCGACGCGGTGCTGCTGCACAACGAGACGGTCGCCAACAAGCAGTGGTTGCAACTTGAGTGCATCGGAACGGCGAGCGAACGTGATGCAATTGGTGCGCGAGTCACCATCACCTGTGGTTCGCAGTCATGGATGCAAACCGTGCAAACGGGCGATGGGTACCTGTCGAAGAATGAATCTGCGTTGTTCTTCGGGCTAAGCGATGCAGAACTGGTGGATCGAGTCACCGTTCGCTGGCCTAGCGGCGCCGAGCAGTCTTTCGATGGCATCGAAACGAATCGTCGCTGGCAAATAACCGAAGGGCATCATGCGCCCTGGCTAGATTGGTGA